In Gossypium arboreum isolate Shixiya-1 chromosome 6, ASM2569848v2, whole genome shotgun sequence, the following are encoded in one genomic region:
- the LOC108485526 gene encoding uncharacterized protein LOC108485526 gives MPRLIHFLSILFSDETRRGFPALSLLEDGGSQQKMEAWVPLFDIFMNSPTPEIEASLWLQQCFNATTLSSSTTTPITASSFLSLLTKPCNLFVDDSSFSSPLTPKRIMFIETLPGMVQSRVLSFLALENERFNGKELSKLARSLLTESQGLDFWVKKAARDLLDRVSEPNHVNKWISGFSLESGEEVIGQEFESLPDWLKDVAAGNDPLLYWLPLSAADCGPRFYDDSLENDESLFSQVEENGENGLKEVGDEIEMDRVLNVPLEPEIENMAASLRDRVINLESSFKAVALANEIRELCLDKGMDPFQVLCLIEPWKAEDEAASVLISHLSSGDEDELAWPSQVLCSIVLPKFLVLEEPASRLLLTSTIEYCKLHQRAAVHALLFPLVLRKEGINNPICDVITRILRECLHPAHVSAFCQTLLCGGEEEKRFILLPCHEYHVSKELVWTDSLFNLFHNILNHNVHLTQESVDRLVYHVRNIAERFSKSLKFGNFVLYLVTKCSSQLNSHKNVLTEAVESTNTLVTKSILLRIASL, from the exons ATGCCACGTCTCATACACTTTCTATCTATTTTATTTTCAGATGAAACCAGAAGAGGTTTTCCCGCGCTTTCCCTCCTAGAAGACGGAGGAAGCCAGCAAAAAATGGAGGCATGGGTTCCGTTGTTCGACATTTTCATGAATAGCCCTACACCTGAAATCGAAGCATCTCTTTGGCTGCAACAATGTTTCAATGCGACAACATTATCATCTTCAACAACAACTCCAATCACCGCAAGCTCTTTCCTTTCTTTGCTTACCAAACCCTGCAATCTCTTTGTCGATGACTCATCTTTTTCTTCACCTCTCACACCAAAAAG GATAATGTTTATAGAGACTCTACCAGGTATGGTTCAGTCAAGGGTACTTTCATTTCTTGCTTTGGAGAATGAGAGGTTTAATGGGAAGGAATTATCTAAGCTCGCACGCAGTTTGTTGACTGAAAGTCAAGGGCTTGATTTTTGGGTCAAGAAAGCAGCACGGGATCTGCTCGACAGAGTGTCTGAACCAAATCATGTTAATAAGTGGATTTCTGGTTTTAGTCTGGAATCTGGCGAAGAAGTAATCGGCCAAGAGTTTGAGTCCTTACCGGATTGGCTCAAGGACGTGGCTGCTGGTAATGATCCACTTCTCTATTGGCTTCCTTTATCTGCAGCTGATTGTGGTCCTCGTTTTTATGATGATAGCTTGGAAAATGATGAGAGTTTGTTCAGTCAAGTTGaggaaaatggagaaaatggttTGAAAGAAGTTGGGGACGAAATTGAGATGGATCGGGTTCTGAATGTGCCTTTAGAAcctgaaattgaaaatatggcTGCTAGTTTGAGAGACAGGGTTATAAACTTAGAATCTAGTTTCAAAGCTGTAGCATTAGCAAATGAAATTCGTGAACTTTGCTTGGATAAAGGAATGGATCCTTTTCAAGTTCTGTGTCTGATTGAGCCTTGGAAAGCCGAGGATGAGGCTGCTTCGGTGCTAATTTCTCATCTTTCAAGTGGGGATGAAGATGAGCTTGCTTGGCCAAGTCAGGTTCTCTGCTCAATTGTGCTTCCTAAGTTCTTGGTTCTAGAAGAGCCAGCCTCACGTCTGCTACTGACTTCAACGATTGAGTACTGCAAGCTCCATCAGAGGGCTGCGGTGCACGCATTATTGTTTCCACTTGTACTACGAAAGGAAGGTATCAATAACCCCATCTGTGATGTGATTACTAGGATTCTGAGGGAATGCCTGCACCCGGCTCATGTTTCTGCCTTCTGCCAGACACTTCTTTGCGGAGGAGAGGAGGAGAAGAGATTCATTTTACTCCCATGTCATGAATACCATGTCTCGAAGGAATTGGTATGGACGGATTCATTGTTTAACCTCTTCCACAACATTTTAAATCATAATGTTCATTTAACTCAGGAGTCAGTTGATCGTCTTGTGTACCATGTTAGGAACATAGCCGAAAGATTTTCCAAATCTTTGAAATTTGGAAACTTCGTGTTATATCTGGTCACTAAATGTTCTTCACAACTTAATTCACATAAGAACGTACTGACTGAAGCGGTTGAGTCCACGAATACTCTTGTTACGAAATCCATTTTATTAAGAATAGCTAGCTTATAA